The following coding sequences lie in one Sesamum indicum cultivar Zhongzhi No. 13 linkage group LG9, S_indicum_v1.0, whole genome shotgun sequence genomic window:
- the LOC105170903 gene encoding ABC transporter G family member 15 isoform X2: MEIEVASGSGGGGGGVAVASCSSGGEVERGLPRKGGEAYLVWQDLTVVLPNFGQGPIRKLLNGLNGYAEPGRIMAIMGPSGSGKSTLLDSLAGRLSRNVVMTGNILLNGKKRRMDYGVVAYVTQEDVLLGTLTVRETLTYSAHLRLPTSMTKEEIKGVIEGTIMEVGLHDCADRQIGNWQLRGISGGEKKRLSIALEILVRPRILFLDEPTTGLDSAASFFVIQSIKNLARDGRTVISSIHQPSSEVFTLFDDLFLLSGGETVYFGEAKMATKFFAEAGFPCPSRRNPSDHFLRCINSDFDAVTATLRGSQRLRETQTTSDPLMNMATTEIKSVLVEKYKQSQYARKAIQRTQEIVTIQGLEIETIKGSPARWWKQLSTLTQRSFLNMSRDVGYYWSRIVIYTIVAICVGTLFYDVGTSYTAILARGACGGFVTGFMTFMSIGGFPSFIEEMKVFSRERLNGYYGVSVFILANFMSSFPFLVAITAITGTITFYMVFRAGFSRYIFFCLNIFGCIAMVESVMMIVASLVPNFLMGIITGAGVLGIMMMTAGFFRLLPDLPKPVWRYPISFIGYGAWALQGGYKNAMLGYTFDPLFAGNPKLTGEYVLKNMFGISLDHSKWLDLLAVYVLIVVYRTIFFIILKLKEIRAVSFTRSIYAMRTLNRQPSLRSLPSRPSKRHHNVQSLSSQEGV, from the exons ATGGAAATTGAGGTGGCGAGTGGATCTgggggtggtggtggtggtgtgGCGGTTGCTAGTTGTAGTAGTGGTGGTGAGGTGGAGAGGGGGCTGCCGAGGAAAGGTGGGGAAGCATACTTGGTTTGGCAGGATTTGACGGTGGTGCTGCCGAATTTTGGGCAGGGGCCGATCAGGAAGTTGCTTAATGGGCTGAATGGGTATGCTGAACCAGGTCGGATCATGGCTATTATGGGACCTTCTGGCTCTGGAAAATCCACCCTTCTTGATTCTTTAGCAG GTAGATTATCAAGAAATGTTGTCATGACAGGAAATATTCTTCTCAATgggaagaagaggaggatgGACTATGGTGTTGTT GCTTATGTCACGCAAGAAGATGTCTTGTTGGGAACTCTTACAGTCAGAGAAACTTTAACTTACTCTGCTCATTTGAGGCTCCCCACCTCCATGACCAAAGAAGAGATTAAAGGCGTTATAGAAGGAACGATCATGGAAGTGGGGCTTCATGACTGTGCTGATAGGCAGATAGGGAATTGGCAGCTAAGGGGCATAAGTggtggagaaaagaaaagattgagTATTGCCCTTGAAATTCTAGTACGACCTCGTATACTATTTCTTGATGAACCTACTACTGGACTCGACAGTGCAGCATCCTTTTTCGTGATCCAATCTATTAAGAATCTTGCTCGAGATGGAAGAACTGTGATCTCCTCCATCCATCAACCCAGTAGCGAAGTCTTTACTCTGTTTGATGACCTCTTTTTACTATCTGGGGGCGAAACTGTTTACTTTGGAGAAGCAAAGATGGCAACAAAG TTTTTTGCCGAGGCTGGATTTCCCTGTCCAAGTAGGAGAAACCCTTCAGATCATTTCCTGCGCTGTATTAACTCGGACTTTGATGCTGTGACAGCCACATTGAGAGGTTCACAAAGACTACGG GAAACACAAACAACATCAGATCCTTTGATGAATATGGCAACAACAGAGATCAAATCAGTGCTTGTCGAAAAATACAAGCAGTCACAGTATGCAAGAAAGGCAATACAGAGGACTCAAGAAATCGTCACCATT CAAGGACTCGAGATCGAAACGATTAAAGGAAGTCCAGCAAGGTGGTGGAAGCAGCTTTCAACATTGACACAAAGATCATTCTTGAATATGTCAAGGGACGTTGGATATTACTGGTCCCGAATAGTCATATATACAATTGTAGCTATATGCGTTGGAACTCTATTCTATGATGTCGGTACCAGTTACACAGCAATCTTGGCTAGAGGAGCTTGCGGGGGCTTTGTCACAGGCTTTATGACTTTCATGTCCATTGGAGGCTTTCCATCCTTCATCGAGGAAATGAAG GTGTTTTCTCGAGAAAGGCTTAATGGCTATTACGGCGTGTCTGTGTTTATCTTGGCAAACTTCATGTCTTCCTTTCCGTTCTTGGTTGCAATCACGGCAATTACTGGCACAATTACATTTTACATGGTGTTCCGAGCTGGATTTTCTCGCTATATATTCTTTTGTCTTAACATATTTGGATGCATCGCTATGGTAGAGAGCGTCATGATGATTGTGGCTTCCCTGGTTCCTAACTTCTTGATGGGGATCATAACTGGGGCTGGAGTTCTT GGGATCATGATGATGACTGCTGGCTTTTTCCGGTTGCTGCCAGACCTTCCCAAGCCAGTTTGGCGCTATCCGATTTCTTTCATTGGATACGGTGCATGGGCACTACAG GGAGGATACAAGAATGCAATGCTTGGATACACCTTTGATCCTTTGTTCGCTGGTAACCCAAAACTAACTGGCGAATATGTCTTAAAAAACATGTTTGGAATATCATTGGATCATTCCAAGTGGTTGGATTTACTCGCAGTATATGTCCTTATCGTAGTTTACAGAACTATCTTCTTCATCATTCTCAAGTTAAAGGAGATCAGAGCTGTGTCTTTCACACGTTCAATTTATGCCATGAGAACTCTAAATAGGCAGCCTTCATTACGAAGCTTACCATCCCGTCCTTCCAAGAGGCACCACAATGTCCAGTCACTTTCATCACAGGAGGGTGTTTAG
- the LOC105170903 gene encoding ABC transporter G family member 15 isoform X1 codes for MEIEVASGSGGGGGGVAVASCSSGGEVERGLPRKGGEAYLVWQDLTVVLPNFGQGPIRKLLNGLNGYAEPGRIMAIMGPSGSGKSTLLDSLAGRLSRNVVMTGNILLNGKKRRMDYGVVAYVTQEDVLLGTLTVRETLTYSAHLRLPTSMTKEEIKGVIEGTIMEVGLHDCADRQIGNWQLRGISGGEKKRLSIALEILVRPRILFLDEPTTGLDSAASFFVIQSIKNLARDGRTVISSIHQPSSEVFTLFDDLFLLSGGETVYFGEAKMATKFFAEAGFPCPSRRNPSDHFLRCINSDFDAVTATLRGSQRLRETQTTSDPLMNMATTEIKSVLVEKYKQSQYARKAIQRTQEIVTIQGLEIETIKGSPARWWKQLSTLTQRSFLNMSRDVGYYWSRIVIYTIVAICVGTLFYDVGTSYTAILARGACGGFVTGFMTFMSIGGFPSFIEEMKVFSRERLNGYYGVSVFILANFMSSFPFLVAITAITGTITFYMVFRAGFSRYIFFCLNIFGCIAMVESVMMIVASLVPNFLMGIITGAGVLGIMMMTAGFFRLLPDLPKPVWRYPISFIGYGAWALQGSYKNDMIGVVFDPLVPGDPKIKGEDVIRNMFGISLKRSKWWDLFAVYALIFSYRLLFLIILKLKERTAQYFQSIYAKRALQRFKKRPSFKRKPSYSSKRHNVLYSLSSQEGLNSPIP; via the exons ATGGAAATTGAGGTGGCGAGTGGATCTgggggtggtggtggtggtgtgGCGGTTGCTAGTTGTAGTAGTGGTGGTGAGGTGGAGAGGGGGCTGCCGAGGAAAGGTGGGGAAGCATACTTGGTTTGGCAGGATTTGACGGTGGTGCTGCCGAATTTTGGGCAGGGGCCGATCAGGAAGTTGCTTAATGGGCTGAATGGGTATGCTGAACCAGGTCGGATCATGGCTATTATGGGACCTTCTGGCTCTGGAAAATCCACCCTTCTTGATTCTTTAGCAG GTAGATTATCAAGAAATGTTGTCATGACAGGAAATATTCTTCTCAATgggaagaagaggaggatgGACTATGGTGTTGTT GCTTATGTCACGCAAGAAGATGTCTTGTTGGGAACTCTTACAGTCAGAGAAACTTTAACTTACTCTGCTCATTTGAGGCTCCCCACCTCCATGACCAAAGAAGAGATTAAAGGCGTTATAGAAGGAACGATCATGGAAGTGGGGCTTCATGACTGTGCTGATAGGCAGATAGGGAATTGGCAGCTAAGGGGCATAAGTggtggagaaaagaaaagattgagTATTGCCCTTGAAATTCTAGTACGACCTCGTATACTATTTCTTGATGAACCTACTACTGGACTCGACAGTGCAGCATCCTTTTTCGTGATCCAATCTATTAAGAATCTTGCTCGAGATGGAAGAACTGTGATCTCCTCCATCCATCAACCCAGTAGCGAAGTCTTTACTCTGTTTGATGACCTCTTTTTACTATCTGGGGGCGAAACTGTTTACTTTGGAGAAGCAAAGATGGCAACAAAG TTTTTTGCCGAGGCTGGATTTCCCTGTCCAAGTAGGAGAAACCCTTCAGATCATTTCCTGCGCTGTATTAACTCGGACTTTGATGCTGTGACAGCCACATTGAGAGGTTCACAAAGACTACGG GAAACACAAACAACATCAGATCCTTTGATGAATATGGCAACAACAGAGATCAAATCAGTGCTTGTCGAAAAATACAAGCAGTCACAGTATGCAAGAAAGGCAATACAGAGGACTCAAGAAATCGTCACCATT CAAGGACTCGAGATCGAAACGATTAAAGGAAGTCCAGCAAGGTGGTGGAAGCAGCTTTCAACATTGACACAAAGATCATTCTTGAATATGTCAAGGGACGTTGGATATTACTGGTCCCGAATAGTCATATATACAATTGTAGCTATATGCGTTGGAACTCTATTCTATGATGTCGGTACCAGTTACACAGCAATCTTGGCTAGAGGAGCTTGCGGGGGCTTTGTCACAGGCTTTATGACTTTCATGTCCATTGGAGGCTTTCCATCCTTCATCGAGGAAATGAAG GTGTTTTCTCGAGAAAGGCTTAATGGCTATTACGGCGTGTCTGTGTTTATCTTGGCAAACTTCATGTCTTCCTTTCCGTTCTTGGTTGCAATCACGGCAATTACTGGCACAATTACATTTTACATGGTGTTCCGAGCTGGATTTTCTCGCTATATATTCTTTTGTCTTAACATATTTGGATGCATCGCTATGGTAGAGAGCGTCATGATGATTGTGGCTTCCCTGGTTCCTAACTTCTTGATGGGGATCATAACTGGGGCTGGAGTTCTT GGGATCATGATGATGACTGCTGGCTTTTTCCGGTTGCTGCCAGACCTTCCCAAGCCAGTTTGGCGCTATCCGATTTCTTTCATTGGATACGGTGCATGGGCACTACAG GGATCGTACAAGAACGACATGATTGGAGTTGTATTCGATCCTCTAGTACCAGGCGATCCCAAAATAAAAGGAGAGGATGTCATAAGGAACATGTTTGGAATATCTCTGAAACGTTCAAAGTGGTGGGATTTGTTTGCTGTCTACGCGCTTATATTCTCCTACAGACTTCTTTTCCTCATAATCCTCAAGCTAAAGGAGAGAACCGCTCAATATTTCCAGTCGATTTACGCTAAGAGAGCACTTCAACGCTTCAAGAAGCGACCGTCATTTAAGAGGAAGCCGTCCTACTCTTCCAAGAGGCACAATGTCCTCTATTCTTTATCCTCTCAAGAAGGGCTAAATTCTCCTATCCCCTAG
- the LOC105170904 gene encoding transcription initiation factor IIB-2-like, translating into MADTYCPECMRPTEVVFDHSAGDTVCSECGLVLEAHSIDETSEWRTFANETGENDPVRVGGPANPLLADGGLSTVISKPNGLSADYLTSSLGRWQNRGSNPDRSIIQAFKTIATMADRLGLVATIKDRANEIYKKVEDQKPLRGRNQDAILAACLYIACRQEDKPRTVKEICSVANGTTKKEIGRAKEFIVKQLELEMGQSVEMGTIHAGDFLRRFCSHLSMANQAVKAAQEAVQKSEELDIRRSPISIAAAIIYIITQLSDDKKLLKDICLATGVAEGTIRNSYKDLYPFASKIVPSWYAKEDDIRHLSSP; encoded by the exons ATGGCGGATACGTATTGTCCGGAGTGCATGCGGCCGACGGAGGTGGTTTTCGATCACTCGGCGGGGGACACGGTGTGCTCCGAGTGTGGGCTTGTGTTGGAAGCCCACTCCATCGACGAGACATCTGAGTGGCGGACTTTTGCGAACGAAACGGGGGAAAACGACCCGGTTCGGGTGGGCGGGCCGGCGAACCCGTTACTGGCTGACGGTGGGTTGTCCACCGTGATTTCGAAGCCAAATGGGTTGTCGGCGGACTATTTGACTTCGTCTTTGGGCAGGTGGCAGAACCGGGGGTCTAACCCGGATAGGTCAATCATCCAAGCATTCAAGACCATCGCTACCATGGCGGATAG GTTGGGCCTTGTTGCAACCATAAAG GATCGGGCAAATGAGATATACAAAAAGGTCGAAGATCAGAAACCTCTTAGAGGGCGAAATCAAGATGCTATTTTGGCTGCTTGCCTCTACATTGCTTGCCGGCAAGAGGACAAGCCACGCACAGTGAAAG AAATTTGTTCTGTTGCCAATGGGACAACCAAGAAGGAGATTGGCAGAGCAAAAGAGTTCATTGTGAAACAGCTGGAGTTGGAAATGGGCCAGTCAGTGGAGATGGGAACAATTCATGCAGGGGACTTTTTG AGACGATTTTGTTCACATCTGAGTATGGCTAATCAAGCAGTAAAAGCTGCTCAAGAAGCAGTCCAAAAATCAGAAGAGCTGGATATAAG GAGAAGCCCTATATCCATAGCTGCGGctataatttacataataacGCAGCTGTCAGACGACAAGAAACTTCTCAAGG ATATTTGCCTTGCCACCGGAGTAGCTGAAGGTACGATTCGCAATTCATACAAGGACCTCTATCCATTTGCATCTAAGATAGTACCCAGCTGGTATGCAAAGGAAGACGACATCAGACATCTCAGTAGCCCATGA